A part of Streptomyces sp. NBC_00557 genomic DNA contains:
- a CDS encoding zinc-binding dehydrogenase, with protein sequence MDTMLAGRFHLDSKKFAVEEVPIPVPGPGEVLIEVKAAGVCLSDVHLLDGSLVPLFATSDTITVGHEVSGVIHTLGPGLKRGLPVGTRVTLEAGKTCGTCAGCVRHRPCTRMLTAGIDYDGGWAEYVVAREDTLIPIPDSLPFDQAAIIPDAVSTPYAAVVATAGVRAAQSVGVWGVGGVGAHNVRLARLVGAAPIIAVDPLPSARERALAFGADLALDPAAPDFADRVRAATGGRGLDFAFDCAGVPAVRDQAASVLGLGGSLILVGITPRPLTITEGLTFNYLQKQVRGHYGGFPESVSELVQLTAAGRLDLAPSITDHIPLVEAADAVHRLENKIGDPIRLILVP encoded by the coding sequence ATGGACACCATGCTCGCCGGACGCTTCCACCTGGACAGCAAGAAGTTCGCCGTGGAAGAGGTCCCGATCCCCGTGCCGGGCCCGGGCGAGGTCCTCATCGAGGTCAAGGCCGCCGGCGTCTGCCTCTCCGACGTCCACCTGCTCGACGGCTCCCTCGTCCCGCTGTTCGCCACCTCCGACACCATCACCGTCGGCCACGAGGTCTCCGGTGTGATCCACACGCTCGGCCCCGGCCTCAAGCGCGGCCTGCCCGTCGGCACCCGCGTCACCCTGGAGGCCGGCAAGACCTGCGGCACGTGCGCCGGGTGCGTGCGCCATCGCCCCTGCACCCGGATGCTCACCGCCGGCATCGACTACGACGGCGGCTGGGCCGAGTACGTCGTCGCCCGGGAGGACACCCTCATCCCCATCCCCGACAGCCTCCCCTTCGACCAGGCCGCGATCATCCCCGACGCGGTCTCCACCCCCTACGCCGCCGTCGTCGCCACCGCAGGCGTCCGTGCCGCCCAGTCCGTCGGGGTGTGGGGCGTGGGCGGGGTCGGCGCGCACAACGTACGCCTCGCCCGCCTGGTCGGCGCCGCCCCGATCATCGCCGTCGACCCGCTGCCCAGCGCCCGCGAGCGCGCTCTCGCCTTCGGCGCGGACCTCGCGCTCGACCCGGCAGCCCCCGACTTCGCCGACCGGGTCCGCGCAGCCACCGGCGGACGCGGCCTGGACTTCGCCTTCGACTGCGCCGGCGTCCCCGCCGTCCGCGACCAGGCCGCCTCCGTCCTCGGCCTGGGCGGCTCCCTGATCCTGGTGGGCATCACGCCCCGGCCGCTGACCATCACCGAGGGCCTGACCTTCAACTACCTGCAGAAGCAGGTGCGCGGCCACTACGGCGGCTTCCCCGAGTCCGTCTCCGAGCTGGTGCAGCTGACCGCGGCCGGCCGCCTCGACCTGGCCCCCTCCATCACCGACCACATCCCGCTCGTCGAGGCCGCCGACGCCGTCCACCGACTGGAGAACAAGATCGGCGACCCGATCCGCCTCATCCTCGTCCCCTGA
- a CDS encoding fumarylacetoacetate hydrolase family protein, with protein MSTNVLRTPDGWWAVLPQALDSARAGGTTTERAVRVETKAVTTAELLADRAAVQEAAASGENGTPVADLVALPPVTTPCRVVAQMVNYRSHAKDSGFTGDIPPTFFRKASGSVSGPHDTIVRPAHVKFLDYEVELGLVMGATLPVGTVVEEQDLPSYVAGLVLTNDVSARDVQLTKTQFYESKSYPTFTPTGPYLALLEPEDFDRLIDLRLRLSVNGVTRQDRTLADMIVRPAQALTLLARFQTLDPGDLLLTGTPGGTALKAPPKPVEKIAALLPPALKWKAFFNGQAKNPLYLRDGDLVTATIATPDGRIDLGEQRTAVADAT; from the coding sequence ATGAGCACCAACGTCCTGCGCACCCCCGACGGCTGGTGGGCCGTCCTCCCCCAAGCTCTCGACTCCGCCCGAGCAGGGGGGACCACCACCGAGCGCGCCGTCCGCGTCGAGACCAAAGCCGTCACCACCGCCGAACTGCTGGCCGACCGGGCCGCGGTGCAGGAGGCCGCCGCCTCCGGCGAGAACGGCACGCCCGTCGCCGACCTGGTGGCGCTGCCCCCGGTCACCACCCCCTGCCGGGTGGTCGCCCAGATGGTCAACTACCGCAGCCACGCCAAGGACTCGGGCTTCACGGGCGACATCCCGCCCACCTTCTTCCGCAAGGCGTCCGGCTCGGTCAGCGGCCCGCACGACACGATCGTCCGCCCGGCGCACGTGAAGTTCCTCGACTACGAAGTCGAACTCGGCCTCGTCATGGGCGCGACGCTCCCGGTGGGCACAGTTGTGGAGGAGCAGGACCTTCCTTCGTACGTCGCCGGGCTCGTCCTCACCAACGACGTCAGCGCCCGCGACGTCCAGCTGACCAAGACCCAGTTCTACGAGAGCAAGTCCTACCCGACCTTCACGCCGACGGGTCCGTACCTGGCCCTGCTGGAGCCGGAGGACTTCGACCGTCTGATCGACCTGCGACTGCGGCTGTCGGTGAACGGCGTAACGCGTCAGGACCGCACCCTGGCCGACATGATCGTGCGGCCCGCGCAGGCGCTCACCCTGCTCGCCCGTTTCCAGACCCTCGACCCGGGCGACCTGCTGCTGACCGGTACGCCCGGCGGCACGGCCTTGAAGGCCCCGCCCAAGCCGGTCGAGAAGATCGCCGCGCTGCTTCCGCCCGCGCTGAAGTGGAAGGCGTTCTTCAACGGCCAGGCCAAGAACCCCCTGTACCTGCGCGACGGTGACCTCGTCACCGCCACGATCGCCACCCCCGACGGGCGCATCGACCTCGGCGAGCAGCGGACCGCTGTGGCGGACGCGACGTGA
- a CDS encoding acetoacetate--CoA ligase, with translation MTTPHSTPCPEPFLPPDPPAAAGSRIADFARWAARHQGAEGIPDPTDYQALHHWSVTDLEGFWAAVWEYFDIDAATPYERVLAEETMPGARWFPGATLNYAHHALRNPHPDALAITALDETGACYEITGRQLRAQVASVAATLRDLGVGQGDRVVGYLPNTPHAVIAFLATASLGAVWSVCGQDYAPQAAADRFAQLEPTVLITADGYLFNGTRHDRRAASLDLAAALPTLKATVLVDHLGLAWPATRAAKLTVPWEDAAGRTEYLTITPVPFDHPLWIVFSSGTTGLPKGIVHGHGGVLLEHLKTLGLHCDLGVGDRLLWYTTTHWMMWNLVVSTLLTGAATCTYDGSPAPVTRPDVLWELAARHRVTVFGTSPQYLLAMAKLGVDPAVHDLSAIRVIGCTGSALPASAYPWVRDHVGAGVQLASTSGGTDVVSGFAGSAPTTPVWAGELSAPNLGVALAAYDGAGRPVVDQVGELVVTRPMPSMPLYFWNDPDGSRYRDAYFSAYPGVWRHGDWITVTGHGSVIVHGRSDATLNRNGVRLGSADIHDIVERLPEIAEALVIGAEEPDGGYWMPLFVVPAPGVALDDALRDRIRDAIRTGASPRHVPDEILAVPAIPHTKTGKKLEVPVKRLLQGTPAEQVLNPSAVDNPDLIAYFAGLGAERRRLRHPHTPEGVS, from the coding sequence ATGACCACCCCGCACTCCACGCCCTGTCCGGAGCCCTTCCTGCCGCCCGACCCCCCAGCGGCCGCCGGCAGCCGCATCGCGGACTTCGCCCGCTGGGCCGCCCGACACCAGGGCGCCGAAGGGATTCCGGACCCGACCGACTACCAGGCCCTGCACCACTGGTCCGTCACGGACCTGGAGGGGTTCTGGGCCGCGGTGTGGGAGTACTTCGACATCGACGCCGCCACTCCGTACGAGCGGGTGCTGGCCGAGGAAACCATGCCCGGCGCCCGCTGGTTCCCCGGCGCCACCCTCAACTACGCCCACCACGCACTGCGCAACCCGCATCCGGACGCCCTCGCGATCACCGCGCTGGACGAGACCGGCGCCTGCTACGAGATCACGGGCCGGCAGCTCCGCGCCCAGGTCGCCTCCGTCGCGGCCACCCTGCGCGACCTGGGCGTCGGACAGGGCGACCGGGTGGTCGGCTACCTGCCCAACACCCCCCACGCCGTCATCGCCTTCCTCGCCACCGCCAGCCTCGGCGCGGTGTGGTCCGTGTGCGGCCAGGACTACGCGCCCCAGGCCGCCGCCGACCGCTTCGCCCAGCTCGAACCGACCGTGCTCATCACCGCGGACGGCTACCTCTTCAACGGCACCCGCCACGACCGTCGCGCAGCCTCCCTCGACCTCGCTGCCGCCCTGCCCACGCTCAAGGCCACGGTCCTCGTGGATCACCTGGGCCTCGCGTGGCCCGCGACCCGGGCCGCGAAGCTGACGGTTCCCTGGGAGGACGCGGCCGGCCGCACCGAGTACCTCACCATCACCCCGGTTCCGTTCGACCACCCGCTGTGGATCGTCTTCTCCTCCGGCACCACAGGCCTGCCCAAAGGCATCGTCCACGGCCACGGAGGCGTCCTGCTGGAACACCTCAAGACCCTCGGCCTGCACTGCGACCTGGGCGTCGGGGACCGCCTGCTGTGGTACACCACCACCCACTGGATGATGTGGAACCTGGTCGTCTCCACCCTGCTGACCGGTGCCGCCACCTGCACCTACGACGGCAGCCCCGCGCCGGTGACGCGCCCGGACGTCCTGTGGGAGCTGGCAGCCCGGCACAGGGTCACCGTCTTCGGCACCAGCCCCCAGTACCTGCTGGCCATGGCGAAGCTCGGCGTCGACCCGGCCGTGCACGACCTGTCGGCGATCCGCGTCATCGGCTGCACCGGCTCCGCCCTGCCCGCCTCCGCGTACCCCTGGGTCCGCGACCACGTCGGCGCAGGCGTCCAGCTGGCCTCCACCAGCGGCGGCACGGACGTCGTCTCCGGCTTCGCCGGCAGCGCCCCCACGACTCCCGTCTGGGCGGGCGAGCTGTCCGCCCCCAACCTCGGCGTGGCGCTCGCGGCGTACGACGGCGCGGGACGGCCGGTCGTCGACCAGGTCGGGGAACTGGTCGTCACGCGGCCCATGCCGTCGATGCCGCTGTACTTCTGGAACGACCCCGACGGCAGCCGCTACCGCGACGCCTACTTCAGCGCCTACCCGGGCGTGTGGCGGCACGGCGACTGGATCACGGTCACCGGTCACGGCTCGGTGATCGTGCACGGCCGCTCCGACGCCACCTTGAACCGCAACGGCGTACGCCTGGGCAGCGCCGACATCCATGACATCGTCGAACGCCTCCCCGAGATCGCCGAGGCCCTCGTCATCGGCGCGGAGGAACCCGACGGCGGCTACTGGATGCCGTTGTTCGTCGTCCCCGCCCCCGGCGTCGCCCTCGACGACGCCCTGCGCGACCGGATCCGGGACGCGATCCGCACCGGCGCCTCCCCCCGCCACGTCCCCGACGAGATCCTCGCCGTGCCGGCCATCCCGCACACGAAGACCGGCAAGAAACTCGAGGTCCCGGTCAAACGCCTCCTCCAGGGCACACCCGCCGAGCAGGTCCTCAACCCCTCCGCGGTCGACAACCCGGACCTGATCGCCTACTTCGCCGGCCTGGGCGCCGAACGCCGCCGGCTCCGCCACCCGCACACCCCCGAGGGCGTCTCGTGA
- the mhpA gene encoding bifunctional 3-(3-hydroxy-phenyl)propionate/3-hydroxycinnamic acid hydroxylase MhpA, translating to MSAASRRPVVIIGAGPVGVTAALLLARHGVPSLLLERHRDIYPLPRAVVVDDEVRRILQSVGVHEEFATLARPAPGLRLLDARRRVIAEFPRSLRGHHGFPQTSMFDQPELERLLRDALARRPECELRGGVEVVSVSQDTDGTAPVRVTFRRDGSDEDEHVWADAVLGCDGAGSITRDAIGAVWEDLRFEESWRVIDVRTSLPVRTWEGAEQICCPTRPATFMRVGEDRYRWEFRLAEGEPLDGPEGLEQLHELVAPWVDLPSDGSEDDDFEVIRQAQYTFRARLADRWRRGRVFLLGDAAHLTPPFIGQGLCAGLRDARNLTWKLARVLQQGADDRLLDTYQQERKPHARHVIRLAVAVGWAMTGGQDRGAAIRRAVVGAACRIPGVTAAVSRDLSPALTANPLVRRRPRLTGRSLAGTFCPQPWVIVDGRRERLDDILGDSFAVLTALPPTARMTGVATALGASVIHVGDLDDDGTLAAWLARGRADAVLLRPDRVVMDTVPTGTGDFTDAAAWAPLLHTARRPAEARPDPLPRNTTP from the coding sequence GTGAGCGCCGCATCCCGGAGACCGGTAGTGATCATCGGCGCGGGACCCGTCGGAGTCACGGCCGCGCTCCTGCTCGCCCGGCACGGAGTGCCCAGCCTGCTCCTCGAACGCCACCGGGACATCTACCCCCTTCCGCGCGCCGTCGTCGTGGACGACGAGGTTCGCCGGATCCTGCAGAGCGTCGGCGTCCACGAGGAGTTCGCCACCCTCGCCAGGCCGGCGCCCGGGTTGCGGCTGCTGGACGCCCGGCGCCGCGTGATCGCCGAGTTCCCACGGTCCCTGCGCGGCCACCACGGCTTCCCGCAGACCAGCATGTTCGACCAGCCAGAGCTGGAACGGCTGCTGCGCGACGCCCTGGCCCGTCGCCCCGAGTGCGAGCTGCGGGGCGGGGTGGAGGTCGTGTCCGTCAGCCAGGACACCGACGGAACGGCTCCGGTCCGGGTCACCTTCCGCCGCGACGGCAGCGACGAGGACGAGCACGTGTGGGCCGACGCCGTCCTCGGCTGCGACGGCGCGGGCAGCATCACCCGCGACGCCATCGGCGCCGTGTGGGAGGACTTGCGTTTCGAGGAGAGCTGGCGGGTCATCGACGTGCGCACCAGCCTCCCGGTGCGCACCTGGGAAGGCGCCGAACAGATCTGCTGCCCCACCCGCCCGGCCACCTTCATGCGAGTCGGCGAAGACCGCTACCGCTGGGAGTTCCGGCTGGCCGAGGGTGAGCCCTTGGACGGCCCGGAAGGGCTGGAGCAGCTGCACGAGCTGGTCGCCCCCTGGGTGGATCTGCCGTCCGACGGGTCGGAGGACGACGACTTCGAGGTGATCCGGCAGGCGCAGTACACCTTCCGGGCCCGCCTCGCCGACCGCTGGCGCCGGGGACGTGTCTTCCTGCTGGGCGACGCCGCCCACCTCACCCCGCCCTTCATCGGGCAGGGCCTGTGCGCGGGCCTGCGCGACGCCCGCAACCTCACCTGGAAACTCGCCCGCGTCCTTCAGCAGGGCGCGGACGACCGACTGCTGGACACCTACCAGCAGGAGCGCAAGCCGCACGCCCGCCATGTGATCCGTCTTGCGGTCGCCGTCGGCTGGGCCATGACCGGCGGACAGGACCGCGGTGCGGCCATCCGCCGGGCCGTGGTGGGCGCGGCCTGCCGCATCCCCGGTGTGACCGCGGCGGTGAGCCGCGACCTCAGTCCCGCACTGACCGCCAATCCGCTGGTACGACGCCGCCCCCGGCTGACCGGCCGCTCACTGGCCGGCACCTTCTGCCCGCAACCCTGGGTGATCGTCGACGGCAGGCGAGAGCGCCTCGACGACATCCTCGGGGACTCCTTCGCCGTGCTGACCGCCCTGCCGCCCACGGCACGGATGACGGGCGTGGCCACGGCCCTGGGCGCATCCGTGATCCATGTCGGCGACCTGGACGACGACGGCACGCTGGCCGCCTGGCTGGCACGCGGCCGGGCGGACGCCGTCCTGCTGCGCCCCGACCGCGTCGTGATGGACACCGTCCCCACCGGCACCGGCGACTTCACCGACGCCGCCGCCTGGGCTCCCCTGCTGCACACGGCCCGCCGCCCCGCCGAAGCCCGGCCCGACCCCCTGCCGAGGAACACCACACCATGA
- a CDS encoding TetR/AcrR family transcriptional regulator, protein MPTSAPPKNRFERRRAETRQALVRAARQILAETGDTSASIQAIAERADVGFGSFYNHFESKTELFDAAVTDALEEFGQVIDARVEGIDDPAELVAAGFRLTARMADSHPELMRILRDRGLSHIHSDRGLAPRALRDLEIGIASGRFTCSNATTALSALGGTLLSLVALRLDRPDLDGDEAASDLAEMVLRMLGLAADDAHEVTRRPLPDLAR, encoded by the coding sequence ATGCCGACGTCAGCTCCGCCCAAGAACCGCTTCGAACGGCGCCGTGCCGAGACCCGCCAGGCGCTCGTCCGCGCGGCCCGGCAGATCCTCGCGGAGACCGGGGACACGAGCGCAAGCATCCAGGCCATCGCCGAGCGCGCCGATGTCGGCTTCGGGTCCTTCTACAACCACTTCGAATCGAAGACGGAGCTGTTCGACGCGGCGGTGACGGACGCCCTGGAGGAGTTCGGGCAGGTCATCGACGCGCGCGTGGAAGGCATCGACGACCCGGCCGAGCTGGTCGCGGCCGGCTTCCGGCTCACCGCCCGGATGGCCGACTCCCACCCGGAACTCATGCGAATCCTGCGCGACCGCGGCCTGTCCCACATCCACTCCGACCGCGGCCTCGCCCCACGCGCCCTGCGCGACCTGGAGATCGGCATCGCCTCGGGCCGCTTCACCTGCAGCAACGCCACCACCGCCCTGTCCGCCCTGGGCGGCACCCTGCTGTCCCTGGTGGCTCTGCGGCTGGACCGCCCGGACCTCGACGGCGACGAGGCCGCCTCCGACCTGGCCGAGATGGTCCTGCGCATGCTCGGCCTCGCTGCGGACGACGCCCACGAGGTCACCCGGCGCCCGCTGCCCGATCTCGCCCGATGA
- a CDS encoding VOC family protein, translated as MSHIPVNKGGPLTPHQDLHSEQGALRGEHPGRARNPVIKVADLAWLEFEKPDLDRAEVFARDFGFAIAARTDHELWLRGTFAGPPCMVIRRGQASRFVGPAFRAAERTDVDRLAAAVGNTVRDIDVPGGGRSVALFDPSGLPVRVVHCAEPLPALPGQQPLILNTGIEGRRTNTTQRPPREPSRIQRLGHVVLETRTFTRTLDWYLDTLGMIVSDFLFLDGQRQRGPTMAFIRCDQGSLPVDHHTLALHLGPGTGYVHSAYQVTDLDAIAAGGEYLAERGYQRSWGIGRHIQGSQLFDYWRDPDRFMLEHFADGDLFSCDLEPGWAPMSASGLAQWGPPVTRDFLGTNPSPAKLREVMTALRGDNELDPARLLGLMKAMSS; from the coding sequence ATGTCCCACATCCCCGTTAACAAGGGCGGTCCTCTGACGCCCCACCAAGACCTCCACAGCGAGCAGGGCGCCCTACGCGGTGAACACCCCGGACGAGCCCGGAATCCCGTGATCAAAGTGGCGGACCTGGCCTGGCTGGAGTTCGAGAAGCCGGACCTGGACCGGGCCGAGGTGTTCGCCCGTGACTTCGGCTTCGCGATCGCCGCCCGCACCGATCACGAGCTGTGGCTGCGCGGCACGTTCGCGGGCCCTCCCTGCATGGTCATCCGGCGCGGGCAGGCGTCCCGCTTCGTCGGGCCGGCGTTCCGCGCGGCCGAGCGGACCGATGTGGACCGGCTCGCCGCCGCCGTAGGAAACACCGTCCGGGACATCGACGTCCCCGGCGGCGGCCGGTCGGTCGCCCTGTTCGATCCCTCGGGACTCCCGGTCCGGGTGGTGCACTGCGCCGAACCGCTTCCCGCGCTGCCCGGGCAGCAGCCGCTGATCCTCAACACCGGCATCGAAGGCCGTCGTACGAACACCACCCAGCGCCCGCCCCGTGAGCCGTCCCGCATCCAGCGCCTCGGCCATGTGGTGCTGGAGACGCGGACGTTCACCCGCACACTGGACTGGTACCTGGACACCCTCGGCATGATCGTGTCCGACTTCCTGTTCCTGGACGGGCAGCGCCAGCGCGGGCCGACCATGGCGTTCATCCGCTGCGACCAGGGCAGCCTGCCCGTCGACCACCACACCCTCGCCCTGCACCTCGGGCCGGGCACCGGCTACGTCCACTCCGCCTACCAGGTCACCGACCTCGACGCGATCGCCGCCGGCGGCGAGTACCTCGCCGAGCGCGGCTATCAGCGCAGCTGGGGCATCGGCCGACACATCCAGGGCAGCCAGCTCTTCGACTACTGGCGCGACCCCGACCGCTTCATGCTGGAGCACTTCGCCGACGGCGACCTGTTCTCCTGCGACCTGGAACCCGGCTGGGCGCCGATGTCGGCGAGCGGCCTGGCCCAGTGGGGCCCGCCCGTCACCCGCGACTTCCTGGGCACCAACCCCTCCCCCGCCAAGCTCCGCGAGGTCATGACGGCCCTGCGCGGCGACAACGAACTCGACCCCGCACGCCTGCTGGGCCTGATGAAAGCGATGAGCTCATGA
- a CDS encoding bifunctional cytochrome P450/NADPH--P450 reductase, producing MTTHSANDLRPIRSPRGIPLLGNTPQIPDTNPVEYFGELSKQFPEGIYGMDIAGIEQVFVYDPDLVAEVCDETRFFKQIDKTPLSHVRDYTGAGLFTAHQHEEEWAMAHRILLPAFSQRAMKTYFGQMLEIAQNLVGKWERREGQPVNITDDYTRLTLDTIALSGFGYRFKSFDKEELHPFLNSLLEALIESMRRSQELPMMTKLRKADDRKYRQNIQLMRDLVESVIKERREGKGTGEEDLLGLMLEATDPETGKLLADDNVRDQVVTFLIAGHETTSGLLSFATYSLMRNPHVLAQAYAEVDRLLPGDTVPDYDTIMQLDVIPRILEETLRLWAPIPLIAKAPIDDTVIGDRYELKKGTRANILMGALHSHPKAWDRPEEFDIDRWLPENRAQQHPHAYKPFGNGVRACIGRQFALTEARLALALVLQKFRFSDTTDYKMDVREALTRKPGDFQLVVRKRQDHQRTVFGAADLQTGDTQAQAAVSGVGVNLTVAYGSSLGSCEDLARTIADRGERSGFGTILVSLDELGDDLPTEGLLVVVAASYNGKAPDNAQRFDDLLAAGLPEGSLSNVRYALLGAGNTQWVATYQAFPKRIEEGLLAAGATPIVERGIADAAGDFDGMATRWMDTLWATLAEEYAADTSQASGPRYQVQLLTEADVRPAIVSEQAYPLTVVANEELVADATGLWDFSIEPPRPSAKSIAFELPDGVTYDTGNHLAVFAKNELALVERALRRLGVEYDQVLRLDQPAGGRTHLPVGTPVTAGILLTEFLELQDVATRSQIQTLAEYTECPWTRPQLQAYTADTQEAEERYQKEILGKRISVLGLLERFPAVELPLAVFLEMMGPIRPRFYSISSAPSANPRHVRLTVGLLEGPALSGDGQYRGTCSAYIAGLEPGDVVYGYVRVPSPTFAPPADPATPLILIGPGTGIAPLRGFLEERATQHANGTQVGLSQVFVGCRHPEHDYFYRQEMQDWEQAGIARVHTAYSAVTGHPARFVQNAIANAADTVWQAIQDGAYIYVCGDGRRMAPAVREALAAIHRQKTGSDDETAQQWLAQLEAEERYQQDVFA from the coding sequence ATGACCACGCACTCCGCGAACGACCTTCGCCCCATCCGGTCCCCGCGCGGGATCCCCCTCCTCGGCAACACGCCGCAGATCCCCGACACCAATCCGGTGGAGTACTTCGGTGAGCTGTCCAAGCAGTTCCCCGAGGGCATCTACGGCATGGACATCGCCGGCATCGAGCAGGTCTTCGTCTACGACCCGGACCTGGTGGCCGAGGTCTGCGACGAGACGCGGTTCTTCAAGCAGATCGACAAGACGCCGCTGAGCCATGTGCGGGACTACACGGGGGCGGGCCTGTTCACGGCCCACCAGCACGAAGAGGAATGGGCCATGGCCCACCGGATCCTGCTGCCGGCCTTCAGCCAGCGGGCCATGAAGACCTACTTCGGGCAGATGCTGGAGATCGCCCAGAACCTCGTCGGCAAGTGGGAGCGCCGGGAGGGTCAGCCGGTCAACATCACCGACGACTACACCCGGCTCACCCTGGACACCATCGCCCTGTCCGGCTTCGGCTACCGGTTCAAGTCCTTCGACAAGGAGGAACTGCACCCCTTCCTCAACTCGCTGCTGGAAGCGCTGATCGAGTCGATGCGGCGCTCCCAGGAGCTGCCGATGATGACCAAGCTCCGCAAGGCGGACGACAGGAAGTACCGCCAGAACATCCAGCTGATGCGCGACCTGGTCGAGAGCGTGATCAAGGAGCGCCGCGAGGGGAAGGGCACCGGCGAGGAGGACCTGCTCGGCCTGATGCTGGAGGCCACCGACCCTGAGACCGGCAAGCTGCTGGCGGACGACAACGTCCGCGACCAGGTGGTGACCTTCCTGATCGCCGGTCACGAGACCACCAGTGGCCTGCTGTCGTTCGCCACGTACTCGCTGATGCGCAACCCGCACGTCCTGGCCCAGGCGTACGCCGAGGTGGACCGCCTGCTGCCCGGTGACACGGTCCCGGACTACGACACGATCATGCAGCTGGACGTGATCCCGCGGATCCTGGAGGAGACCCTGCGCCTGTGGGCTCCGATCCCGCTGATCGCCAAGGCGCCCATCGACGACACCGTCATCGGCGACCGGTACGAGCTGAAGAAGGGAACCAGGGCCAACATCCTCATGGGCGCGCTGCACTCCCACCCCAAGGCGTGGGACCGGCCGGAGGAGTTCGACATCGACCGGTGGCTGCCGGAGAACCGCGCCCAGCAGCACCCGCACGCCTACAAGCCGTTCGGCAACGGTGTGCGTGCCTGCATCGGCCGGCAGTTCGCGCTCACCGAGGCCCGCCTGGCGCTTGCGCTCGTGCTGCAGAAGTTCAGGTTCTCCGACACCACCGACTACAAGATGGACGTCCGCGAGGCGCTGACGCGCAAGCCCGGCGACTTCCAGTTGGTCGTCCGTAAGCGTCAGGACCACCAGCGGACCGTTTTCGGCGCCGCGGACCTGCAGACCGGCGACACGCAGGCGCAGGCAGCGGTCAGCGGCGTCGGGGTGAACCTGACCGTCGCCTACGGCTCCAGCCTCGGCTCCTGCGAGGACCTGGCCCGCACCATCGCCGACCGCGGCGAGCGCTCCGGCTTCGGCACCATCCTCGTCAGCCTGGACGAGCTGGGCGACGACCTGCCCACCGAGGGCCTGCTCGTCGTCGTGGCCGCCAGCTACAACGGCAAGGCCCCCGACAACGCCCAGCGCTTCGACGACCTGCTCGCCGCCGGACTGCCCGAGGGCTCACTGTCCAACGTGCGGTACGCGTTGCTGGGCGCCGGCAACACCCAGTGGGTGGCCACCTACCAGGCATTCCCCAAGCGGATCGAGGAAGGTCTGCTGGCCGCCGGCGCCACCCCCATCGTCGAGCGCGGCATCGCGGACGCCGCCGGAGACTTCGACGGCATGGCCACACGGTGGATGGACACCCTGTGGGCCACCCTGGCCGAGGAGTACGCCGCCGACACCTCCCAGGCGAGCGGCCCGCGCTACCAGGTCCAGCTGCTCACCGAGGCCGACGTGCGTCCCGCCATCGTCTCCGAGCAGGCGTACCCGCTCACCGTGGTGGCCAACGAGGAGCTCGTGGCCGACGCGACCGGACTGTGGGACTTCAGCATCGAGCCGCCGCGCCCGTCCGCGAAGTCCATCGCCTTCGAGCTGCCCGACGGCGTCACCTACGACACCGGCAACCACCTGGCCGTCTTCGCCAAGAACGAACTCGCCCTGGTGGAACGCGCCCTGAGGCGGCTCGGCGTCGAGTACGACCAGGTGCTCCGGCTCGACCAGCCGGCCGGTGGCCGCACCCACCTGCCGGTCGGCACCCCGGTCACCGCCGGCATCCTGCTCACCGAGTTCCTGGAGCTGCAGGACGTCGCCACCCGGTCCCAGATCCAGACGCTCGCCGAGTACACCGAGTGCCCGTGGACCCGGCCGCAGCTCCAGGCGTACACCGCCGACACCCAGGAGGCCGAGGAGCGCTACCAGAAGGAGATCCTCGGCAAGCGCATCTCGGTGCTGGGCCTGCTGGAGCGCTTCCCGGCCGTCGAGCTGCCGCTGGCGGTGTTCCTGGAGATGATGGGCCCGATCCGGCCGCGCTTCTACTCCATCTCCTCCGCCCCGTCCGCCAACCCGCGCCACGTCCGCCTGACCGTCGGCCTGCTGGAGGGCCCGGCCCTGTCCGGGGACGGCCAGTACCGCGGCACCTGCTCCGCCTACATCGCGGGCCTCGAACCCGGTGACGTCGTGTACGGCTACGTCCGCGTGCCCTCCCCGACGTTCGCACCGCCGGCCGACCCCGCCACGCCGCTGATCCTGATCGGCCCGGGCACCGGCATCGCGCCGCTGCGCGGCTTCCTGGAGGAGCGGGCGACACAGCACGCGAACGGCACCCAGGTGGGCCTGTCCCAGGTGTTCGTCGGCTGCCGCCACCCGGAGCACGACTACTTCTACCGCCAGGAGATGCAGGACTGGGAGCAGGCCGGCATCGCCCGGGTGCACACCGCCTACTCCGCGGTGACCGGCCACCCGGCCCGGTTCGTGCAGAACGCCATAGCCAACGCCGCCGACACGGTGTGGCAGGCCATCCAGGACGGCGCGTACATCTACGTCTGCGGTGACGGCCGCCGCATGGCACCCGCCGTCCGCGAGGCCCTCGCCGCCATCCACCGCCAGAAGACCGGCAGCGACGACGAGACCGCCCAGCAGTGGCTCGCCCAGCTCGAAGCGGAAGAGCGCTACCAGCAGGACGTCTTCGCCTGA